A section of the Burkholderia mallei ATCC 23344 genome encodes:
- a CDS encoding ArnT family glycosyltransferase, giving the protein MQGNASPGGRRTTASAQRAGSSDNHSRSPSVALAAGAPGTVGAAGERAIGSRGAAATRTALTGWRAWFVAAAVLCAYLLPGILGHDPWKQDETYTFGIIQHMLESGDFVVPTNAGQPFLEKPPLYDWVATGFAWLFSRFLPLHDAARLASALFAALAFGFTARAARVATGAARWLELPVIGTVALCAGSLVVIKHSHDLMTDVALMAGAAMGFCGLLELVIRHAGDAFGARAERPPANRFAAPLFGLGVGIALMSKGLFVPLVFGATLAATLVLYPACRSRAFFRSLAIAALVCAPFALIWPTALFLRSESLFLVWFWENNVGRFFGFSVPTLGAENDKPLFIWRALLTVGFPVAPLALVALARGLWRDWRAPRVALPLTFAGIGMVVLHISATSRQLYILPFIAPLALVAAQAIPRLPQRLHAAWDYASRLLFGAAAALVWIVWSLMSDHGGPRAGLQWLGRWLPLDWTMPIEPALVLSALAITIGWVGLLPSLRLAGKWRGALSWAMGALVAWGLVYTLLLPWLDVAKSYRSVFEDLNRRLALEWNDGDCMASVDLGESEAPMLYYFSGVLHQPVAQPNASACTWLIVQGTRANPPVLDAEWKPFWAGARPGDEQEMLRVYVRTPAAARPAHP; this is encoded by the coding sequence ATGCAGGGAAATGCCTCGCCAGGCGGCCGGCGCACGACCGCTTCGGCGCAACGCGCCGGTTCGTCCGACAATCACTCGCGCTCGCCTTCGGTGGCGCTCGCCGCCGGCGCGCCGGGCACCGTCGGAGCGGCCGGCGAGCGCGCGATCGGATCGCGCGGCGCGGCGGCCACCCGCACCGCGCTCACCGGATGGCGTGCGTGGTTCGTCGCCGCGGCCGTGCTCTGCGCGTACCTGTTGCCGGGCATCCTCGGCCACGATCCGTGGAAGCAGGACGAAACCTACACGTTCGGCATCATCCAGCACATGCTCGAAAGCGGCGATTTTGTCGTGCCGACCAACGCAGGGCAGCCGTTCCTCGAAAAGCCGCCGCTGTACGACTGGGTCGCCACCGGCTTCGCATGGCTCTTTTCCCGCTTCCTGCCGCTGCACGACGCCGCCCGGCTTGCGAGCGCCCTCTTCGCCGCGCTCGCGTTCGGCTTCACGGCCCGCGCCGCGCGCGTCGCGACGGGCGCGGCGCGCTGGCTCGAGTTGCCGGTGATCGGCACCGTCGCGCTGTGCGCAGGCTCGCTCGTCGTCATCAAGCATTCGCACGACCTGATGACCGACGTCGCGCTGATGGCGGGCGCCGCGATGGGCTTTTGCGGGCTGCTCGAACTCGTGATCCGGCACGCCGGCGACGCGTTCGGCGCGCGCGCCGAACGCCCGCCCGCGAACCGCTTCGCAGCCCCGCTCTTCGGCCTGGGCGTCGGCATCGCGCTGATGTCGAAGGGCCTGTTCGTGCCGCTCGTGTTCGGCGCGACGCTTGCCGCGACGCTCGTCCTGTACCCCGCCTGCCGCAGCCGCGCGTTCTTCCGCTCGCTCGCGATCGCCGCGCTCGTGTGCGCGCCGTTCGCACTGATCTGGCCGACCGCGCTGTTCCTGCGCTCCGAATCGCTGTTCCTCGTCTGGTTCTGGGAAAACAACGTCGGACGCTTCTTCGGTTTCTCGGTGCCGACGCTCGGCGCCGAGAACGACAAGCCGCTCTTCATCTGGCGCGCGCTGCTCACGGTCGGCTTCCCGGTGGCTCCGCTCGCGCTCGTCGCGCTCGCGCGCGGCCTCTGGCGCGACTGGCGCGCGCCGCGCGTCGCGCTGCCGCTCACGTTCGCGGGCATCGGGATGGTCGTGCTGCACATCTCCGCGACGTCGCGCCAACTGTACATCCTGCCGTTCATCGCGCCGCTCGCGCTCGTCGCCGCGCAGGCGATTCCACGCCTGCCGCAGCGCCTGCATGCCGCGTGGGACTATGCGAGCCGGCTGCTGTTCGGCGCCGCCGCGGCGCTCGTGTGGATCGTCTGGTCACTGATGTCCGATCACGGTGGCCCGCGCGCCGGCTTGCAATGGCTCGGCCGCTGGCTGCCGCTCGACTGGACGATGCCGATCGAGCCCGCGCTCGTGCTGTCCGCGCTCGCGATCACGATCGGCTGGGTCGGCCTGCTGCCTTCGCTGCGGCTCGCGGGCAAGTGGCGCGGCGCGCTGTCGTGGGCGATGGGCGCGCTCGTCGCGTGGGGGCTCGTCTATACGCTGCTGCTGCCGTGGCTCGACGTCGCGAAGAGCTATCGTTCGGTGTTCGAAGATCTGAATCGCCGGCTCGCGCTCGAATGGAACGACGGCGACTGCATGGCGAGCGTCGATCTCGGCGAGTCGGAAGCGCCGATGCTCTACTACTTCTCCGGCGTGCTGCACCAGCCCGTCGCCCAGCCGAACGCGAGCGCCTGCACGTGGCTCATCGTGCAGGGCACGCGCGCGAATCCGCCGGTGCTCGACGCCGAATGGAAACCGTTCTGGGCGGGTGCCCGGCCGGGCGACGAGCAGGAGATGCTGCGCGTCTACGTGCGCACGCCGGCCGCGGCACGCCCCGCCCATCCGTGA
- a CDS encoding MFS transporter: MAGMAGMAGMAGVDGADAARADARRDVAAVALGNAIEFFDFGAYATFAVMIGRTFFPTQRPFVSLLLSVSVFGLGFVVRPLGALVIGAYADRAGRKPAMTLTLAMMAVGTGAIAVLPGYETIGVAAPILLVVTRLIQGLAWGGEAGPATTYILEAAPPEQRAAYACWQVATQGFAAVAAGLAGYALTLALPEAELDAWGWRVPFALGLLVLPVGVYIRRRLSDTIDPRHAYCTTREILRELNARHRRPIAIGLMVLLGSTITQYFLNYMTTFALTELHLPGGVAMLATFVTGAALAVGALAGGSLSDRVGRRAILIWPRVLLLLLLFPALQLIVSRPTPAVFLATLTVLSGLHGMSGAALIVLIAESFPQRVRSTGFSIVYAVAVSLFGGTAQSIVTWLIGTTGNPMAPSGYLLVANAICIAAGWLAAETRPGGRGTR; encoded by the coding sequence ATGGCCGGGATGGCCGGGATGGCCGGGATGGCCGGCGTGGACGGCGCGGATGCGGCACGCGCCGACGCCCGTCGCGACGTCGCGGCGGTTGCGCTCGGCAACGCGATCGAATTCTTCGACTTCGGCGCCTATGCGACCTTCGCGGTGATGATCGGCCGCACGTTCTTCCCGACGCAGCGCCCGTTCGTGAGCCTGCTGCTGTCGGTATCCGTGTTCGGGCTCGGCTTCGTCGTGCGGCCGCTCGGCGCGCTCGTGATCGGCGCGTACGCGGACCGCGCGGGACGCAAGCCCGCGATGACGCTGACGCTCGCGATGATGGCGGTCGGCACGGGCGCGATCGCCGTGCTGCCGGGATACGAGACGATCGGCGTCGCGGCGCCGATCCTGCTCGTCGTCACGCGGCTGATCCAGGGGCTCGCGTGGGGCGGCGAGGCGGGGCCCGCGACGACCTACATTCTCGAGGCCGCGCCGCCCGAGCAGCGCGCCGCGTACGCGTGCTGGCAGGTCGCGACGCAAGGTTTCGCGGCGGTCGCGGCGGGGCTCGCGGGCTACGCGCTGACGCTCGCGCTGCCCGAGGCCGAGCTGGATGCGTGGGGCTGGCGCGTGCCGTTCGCGCTCGGCCTGCTGGTGCTGCCGGTCGGCGTCTACATTCGCCGGCGGTTATCCGACACGATCGACCCGCGCCACGCATATTGCACGACGCGCGAGATCCTGCGCGAGCTGAACGCTCGGCACCGGCGGCCGATCGCGATCGGCCTGATGGTCCTGCTCGGCAGCACGATCACGCAGTACTTCCTCAACTACATGACGACGTTTGCATTGACCGAGCTGCATTTGCCGGGGGGCGTCGCGATGCTCGCCACGTTCGTGACAGGCGCGGCGCTCGCGGTGGGCGCGCTCGCGGGCGGCAGCCTGTCGGATCGCGTCGGACGCCGCGCGATCCTGATCTGGCCGCGCGTGCTGCTGTTGCTGCTGCTCTTTCCAGCGTTGCAACTGATCGTGTCGCGTCCGACGCCCGCCGTGTTCCTCGCCACGCTGACCGTGCTGTCCGGCCTGCACGGCATGAGCGGCGCGGCGCTCATCGTGCTGATCGCCGAGAGCTTTCCGCAGCGCGTGCGCTCGACGGGATTCTCGATCGTCTACGCCGTCGCGGTGTCGTTGTTCGGCGGCACCGCGCAGAGCATCGTCACCTGGCTCATCGGCACCACCGGCAACCCGATGGCGCCGAGCGGCTATCTGCTTGTCGCGAACGCGATCTGCATCGCGGCGGGATGGCTTGCCGCAGAGACCCGGCCGGGCGGGCGCGGCACGCGCTAG
- a CDS encoding ISL3-like element ISBma1 family transposase — MLDRKALQALGCWTGYRLERVEWPQGDSRTLSLYLKPVSQIMYCEQCGARCQQIHETTVRRVRDLPLFEYRVVLHVPRRRVWCERCGAARLEKLDWLGRYQRVTQRFAKACEKLLQAASVQAVAAFYDLGWHTVKSIDKMRLRARVAEPDWSTIRYLAMDEFALHKGHRYATVVVDPIGRQVLWVGPGRSRETARAFFEQLPEGGAERIEAVAIDMTTAYELEIKEQCPQAEIVFDLYHVVAKYGREVIDRVRVDQANQLRHDKPARKVLKSSRWLLLRNRHNLKPEQAVHLKELLAANQSLLCVYVLRDELKRLWFYRKPACAEKAWGQWFEQAQQSGIAALQKFAQRLQGYWHGIVARCRHPLNTSVVEGINNTIKVIKRRAYGYRDEQYFFLKIRAAFPGIPR, encoded by the coding sequence TTGCTCGATCGCAAGGCACTTCAGGCACTGGGTTGCTGGACAGGCTATCGGCTGGAGCGGGTGGAGTGGCCGCAGGGCGATAGCCGCACGCTGTCGCTCTACCTGAAGCCGGTCAGTCAGATCATGTACTGCGAGCAATGCGGTGCGCGTTGCCAGCAGATTCATGAAACGACCGTACGGCGGGTACGTGATCTGCCGTTGTTCGAGTACCGGGTGGTGCTGCACGTGCCTCGACGCCGAGTCTGGTGCGAACGCTGCGGCGCAGCGCGGCTGGAGAAGCTGGACTGGCTGGGCCGCTACCAGCGGGTGACGCAGCGGTTTGCCAAGGCCTGCGAGAAGTTGCTGCAGGCCGCCAGCGTACAGGCCGTGGCGGCCTTCTACGATCTGGGCTGGCACACGGTCAAATCGATCGACAAGATGCGCTTGCGCGCGCGCGTGGCCGAACCGGACTGGTCGACGATCCGTTATCTGGCGATGGACGAGTTCGCGCTCCATAAAGGCCATCGCTACGCCACGGTGGTGGTTGATCCGATCGGCCGACAGGTCCTCTGGGTTGGGCCCGGACGGTCACGCGAGACGGCGCGCGCCTTCTTCGAACAACTCCCCGAAGGCGGGGCCGAGCGCATCGAAGCGGTCGCAATCGACATGACCACGGCCTATGAGCTGGAGATCAAGGAACAGTGCCCGCAGGCGGAAATCGTCTTTGACCTGTACCACGTCGTGGCCAAGTACGGTCGCGAGGTGATCGATCGGGTACGGGTGGATCAGGCCAACCAACTGCGACATGACAAGCCGGCCCGCAAGGTTCTGAAGTCCAGTCGCTGGTTGCTGCTGCGCAACCGTCATAACCTGAAGCCAGAACAGGCCGTGCATCTGAAGGAACTGCTGGCGGCCAATCAGTCGCTGTTATGCGTCTATGTGCTGCGCGACGAGCTCAAACGGCTCTGGTTCTACCGCAAGCCGGCCTGCGCGGAAAAGGCTTGGGGGCAATGGTTCGAACAGGCTCAGCAAAGCGGGATCGCCGCCTTGCAAAAGTTCGCCCAGCGCTTGCAGGGTTACTGGCACGGAATCGTGGCCCGCTGCCGCCATCCGCTCAATACCAGCGTCGTCGAAGGCATCAACAACACGATCAAGGTCATCAAGCGCCGCGCTTACGGGTACCGCGACGAGCAATACTTCTTCCTCAAGATCCGCGCCGCGTTCCCCGGGATTCCGCGATGA
- a CDS encoding amidase: protein MSELLDLSACSLAERFKNRSVTPVDYAHALLDHIARWEPHLNALCRFDPARVRDEALASTRRWAAGASLSEIDGVPVTIKELIATQGDRVAQGSAAAADAPPATVDAPAAARLREAGAVVIGKTTVPDYAMLSSGLSSLYGITRNPWRLDLNPGGSSSGAAAAAAAGYGPLHVGTDIGGSIRLPAGWCGIVGFKPSNGRIPIEPYYTGRCAGPMTRTIDDAALLMRFLSRPDWRDATSLPPETIDWSIAPAHVKGMRIGLMLDAGCGLAPDPQIVAAVEAAAERFAAHGARIVAAPPVLSRPMLEGLDRFWRARLWADLERLPDAARARILPYIAEWAGQGASVSGVEAVRGFGATFEMRAAAARLFQSVDAVLSPTNVVTGFPAEWAGPTDDPARPFEHIAFTVPWNMGEQPALSINCGFARDGMPIGQQIVGPRFADRLVLQLGRAYEAWRGEMPRWPAPPR from the coding sequence ATGTCCGAGTTGCTCGACCTGAGCGCTTGCTCGCTTGCCGAGCGGTTCAAGAACCGCAGCGTGACGCCCGTCGATTACGCGCACGCGCTGCTCGACCACATTGCCCGTTGGGAGCCGCATCTGAACGCGCTGTGCCGCTTCGATCCGGCGCGCGTGCGTGACGAGGCGCTCGCGTCGACGCGCCGCTGGGCGGCGGGCGCGTCGCTCAGCGAGATCGACGGCGTGCCGGTGACGATCAAGGAACTGATCGCGACGCAGGGCGACCGGGTGGCGCAAGGCTCGGCGGCCGCCGCCGACGCGCCGCCCGCGACCGTCGACGCGCCCGCCGCGGCGCGGCTGCGCGAAGCGGGCGCGGTCGTGATCGGCAAGACGACGGTGCCCGATTACGCGATGCTGTCGTCGGGGCTGTCGAGCCTGTACGGCATCACGCGCAACCCGTGGCGGCTCGATCTGAATCCGGGCGGATCGAGCAGCGGCGCGGCGGCGGCCGCCGCCGCGGGCTACGGGCCGCTGCACGTCGGCACCGACATCGGCGGGTCGATCCGGCTGCCGGCCGGCTGGTGCGGGATCGTCGGCTTCAAGCCGTCGAACGGGCGGATTCCGATCGAGCCGTACTACACGGGCCGCTGCGCGGGGCCGATGACGCGCACGATCGACGATGCGGCGCTGCTGATGCGCTTCCTGTCGCGGCCGGACTGGCGCGACGCGACGAGCCTGCCGCCGGAGACGATCGACTGGTCGATCGCGCCCGCGCACGTCAAGGGCATGCGGATCGGCCTGATGCTCGACGCCGGCTGCGGACTCGCGCCGGATCCGCAGATCGTCGCCGCGGTGGAGGCGGCGGCCGAGCGTTTCGCCGCGCACGGCGCGCGGATCGTCGCCGCGCCGCCCGTGCTGTCGCGGCCGATGCTCGAGGGGCTCGACCGCTTCTGGCGGGCGCGGCTATGGGCGGACCTCGAACGGCTGCCGGACGCGGCGCGCGCGCGCATCCTGCCGTACATCGCCGAATGGGCGGGGCAGGGCGCGTCGGTGTCGGGCGTCGAGGCGGTGCGCGGCTTCGGCGCGACGTTCGAGATGCGCGCGGCCGCCGCACGCCTGTTCCAGTCGGTCGACGCGGTGCTGTCGCCGACCAACGTCGTCACCGGCTTTCCGGCCGAATGGGCGGGGCCGACCGATGATCCTGCGCGGCCGTTCGAGCACATCGCGTTCACGGTTCCGTGGAACATGGGCGAGCAGCCGGCGCTGTCGATCAACTGCGGCTTCGCGCGCGACGGGATGCCGATCGGCCAGCAGATCGTCGGGCCGCGTTTTGCCGATCGGCTCGTGCTGCAGCTCGGTCGCGCGTACGAGGCCTGGCGCGGCGAGATGCCCCGCTGGCCGGCGCCGCCGCGCTGA
- a CDS encoding DUF924 family protein, with product MTAPHASDGAREAAARERAALDSRAREVLDFWFGAPDDPAFGTARPMWFGGAPALDAQLRERFGALADAAKAGELDAWAGTPLGALALIVVLDQFPRNIHRGTPLAFAADRAALAHAKALVASGGDRALPTGHHRAFAYLPFEHDESPDSQREAVRLCAQIKDEAGCAGYHDYALRHAVVIERFGRFPHRNAILGRASTDAEAAFLKEPGSSF from the coding sequence ATGACGGCCCCGCACGCAAGCGACGGCGCGCGCGAAGCCGCGGCGCGCGAGCGGGCGGCGCTCGATTCCCGCGCGCGCGAGGTGCTCGATTTCTGGTTCGGCGCGCCCGACGATCCGGCGTTCGGCACGGCGCGCCCGATGTGGTTCGGCGGCGCGCCGGCGCTCGATGCGCAACTGCGCGAGCGGTTCGGCGCGCTCGCCGACGCGGCGAAGGCAGGCGAGCTCGACGCATGGGCGGGCACGCCGCTCGGCGCGCTCGCGCTCATCGTCGTGCTCGACCAGTTCCCGCGCAACATCCATCGGGGCACGCCGCTCGCGTTCGCGGCCGACCGCGCGGCGCTCGCGCACGCGAAGGCGCTCGTCGCGTCGGGCGGCGACCGCGCGCTGCCGACGGGCCATCACCGCGCATTTGCGTATTTGCCGTTCGAGCACGACGAATCGCCCGACAGCCAGCGCGAGGCGGTGCGGCTCTGCGCGCAGATCAAGGACGAGGCCGGCTGCGCGGGCTATCACGATTACGCGCTGCGCCACGCGGTCGTGATCGAGCGTTTCGGGCGCTTTCCGCATCGGAACGCGATTCTGGGCCGTGCGTCGACCGACGCGGAGGCCGCGTTCCTGAAGGAACCGGGCTCGTCGTTCTGA
- a CDS encoding alanyl-tRNA editing protein, giving the protein MATQALFREDAYLTRCDALVTAVDEAGIHLDRTVFYPLGGGQAGDSGTLTLAGGAALAVADTRKAKFDGATPDDAVHVLAPGQAALAAGVKPGDALVAEIDWAPRHRRMRLHTASHLLCAVLPYPVDGCSVTADYVRIDFATVEPIDREHVQARLAELVGGAHPVTTEWITDDEMVARPELVRTMSVKPPMGLGRVRLLRIEGVDLQPCGGTHVRNTAEIGALRVAKLEKKSARTRRLVLELA; this is encoded by the coding sequence ATGGCCACTCAAGCTCTCTTTCGCGAAGACGCTTATCTGACGCGTTGCGACGCGCTCGTCACCGCCGTCGACGAAGCCGGCATCCATCTCGATCGAACCGTGTTCTACCCGCTCGGCGGCGGCCAGGCGGGCGACAGCGGCACGCTGACGCTCGCGGGCGGCGCGGCGCTCGCCGTCGCCGACACGCGCAAGGCGAAGTTCGACGGCGCGACGCCCGACGACGCGGTGCACGTGCTCGCGCCGGGGCAGGCGGCGCTCGCGGCGGGCGTGAAGCCGGGCGATGCGCTCGTCGCCGAAATCGATTGGGCGCCGCGGCACCGCCGGATGCGGCTGCACACGGCGAGCCATCTGCTGTGCGCGGTGCTGCCGTATCCGGTCGACGGCTGCAGCGTGACCGCCGATTACGTTCGGATCGATTTCGCGACGGTCGAGCCGATCGATCGCGAGCATGTGCAGGCGCGACTCGCCGAGCTCGTCGGCGGCGCGCATCCGGTGACGACCGAATGGATCACCGACGACGAAATGGTCGCGCGCCCGGAGCTCGTGCGCACGATGAGCGTGAAGCCGCCAATGGGGCTCGGGCGCGTGCGGCTGCTGCGGATCGAAGGCGTCGACCTGCAGCCGTGCGGCGGCACGCACGTGCGCAACACGGCGGAGATCGGCGCGCTGCGCGTCGCGAAGCTCGAGAAGAAGAGCGCGCGCACGCGCCGTCTCGTGCTGGAGCTCGCATGA
- a CDS encoding group II truncated hemoglobin — protein MIDVTDDAPSPPTAFELVGGEARVRELVDRFYDLMDLEPEFAGIRALHPPTLEGSRDKLFWFLCGWLGGPDHYIERFGHPRLRARHLPFPIASSERDQWLRCIAWAMQDVGLDEPLRERLMHSFHDTADWMRNRPG, from the coding sequence ATGATCGATGTCACCGATGACGCGCCGTCGCCACCGACGGCGTTCGAACTCGTGGGCGGCGAGGCGCGCGTGCGCGAGCTCGTCGACCGTTTCTACGACCTGATGGACCTCGAGCCCGAATTCGCCGGCATTCGCGCGCTGCATCCGCCGACGCTCGAAGGCTCGCGCGACAAGCTGTTCTGGTTTCTGTGCGGCTGGCTCGGCGGGCCCGACCACTACATCGAGCGCTTCGGCCATCCGCGGCTGCGCGCGCGGCATCTGCCGTTTCCGATCGCGTCGTCCGAGCGCGACCAGTGGCTGCGCTGCATCGCGTGGGCGATGCAGGACGTGGGCCTCGACGAGCCGCTGCGCGAGCGGCTGATGCATTCGTTCCACGACACGGCCGACTGGATGCGAAACCGTCCCGGTTGA
- a CDS encoding DUF4126 domain-containing protein, with product MVEAISLGAGLAWASGLRLYLTVLIAGVFARAGFIHLPDTLAVLTSPWVIGSAAVLAVAEFLADKVPAFDSLWDAVHTFIRIPAGAVLAAASLGHADPALLVVAGLAGGTLAGSAHIAKAGTRALINLSPEPISNWIASTTEDGLTVGGLVLAFFVPLLFLALMIGFLAFSAWALPRLWRGVSGGFRGMANHMVSRLNSIGSKRD from the coding sequence ATGGTCGAAGCCATTTCGCTCGGCGCGGGGCTCGCGTGGGCGAGCGGCCTGCGCCTCTATCTCACCGTGCTGATCGCGGGCGTGTTCGCGCGCGCCGGCTTCATTCATCTGCCCGACACGCTCGCGGTGCTCACGTCGCCGTGGGTGATCGGCTCGGCCGCCGTGCTCGCGGTCGCCGAGTTCCTCGCCGACAAGGTTCCCGCGTTCGATTCGCTGTGGGACGCCGTCCACACGTTCATCCGGATTCCCGCGGGCGCGGTGCTCGCGGCGGCGTCGCTCGGCCACGCCGATCCCGCGCTCCTCGTCGTCGCGGGCCTCGCGGGCGGCACGCTCGCCGGTTCCGCGCATATCGCGAAGGCGGGCACGCGCGCACTCATCAATCTGTCGCCGGAACCGATCTCGAACTGGATCGCGTCGACGACGGAGGACGGGCTCACGGTCGGCGGCCTCGTGCTCGCATTCTTCGTGCCGCTGCTGTTCCTCGCGCTGATGATCGGCTTTCTCGCGTTTTCCGCGTGGGCGTTGCCGCGCCTCTGGCGCGGCGTGTCGGGCGGCTTTCGCGGGATGGCGAACCACATGGTGTCGCGGCTGAATTCGATCGGGAGCAAGCGCGATTGA
- the sugE gene encoding quaternary ammonium compound efflux SMR transporter SugE yields the protein MPWLWLLVAGLLEVAWAAGLKSSEGFTRLGPSVFTIVTALGSFGLLAVAMRELPLGTAYAVWTGIGAVGAFIFGIVMLGEAVTLARIASASLIVAGLVGLKLSSAG from the coding sequence ATGCCTTGGCTGTGGCTTCTCGTCGCCGGTTTGCTCGAAGTTGCGTGGGCGGCCGGTCTCAAATCGTCCGAGGGCTTCACGCGTCTCGGCCCGTCCGTCTTCACGATCGTCACCGCGCTCGGCAGCTTCGGCCTGCTCGCCGTCGCGATGCGCGAATTGCCGCTCGGCACCGCGTACGCGGTCTGGACGGGCATCGGCGCGGTCGGCGCGTTCATTTTCGGGATCGTGATGCTCGGCGAAGCGGTGACGCTCGCCCGGATCGCGAGTGCGTCGCTGATCGTCGCCGGGCTCGTCGGCCTGAAGCTGTCGTCGGCCGGCTGA
- a CDS encoding putative hemolysin has protein sequence MLVRLLFGCALGIAAATALAQPLPPNQSTTLANPASVNCEKLGGKVVIHDGPRGQFGICAFKDGRECEEWALYRDDRCVQLDAHGWPIAQRGGKPASK, from the coding sequence ATGCTCGTCCGTCTACTGTTCGGTTGCGCATTGGGCATCGCCGCCGCGACGGCGCTTGCGCAGCCGTTGCCGCCGAATCAGTCGACCACGCTCGCGAATCCGGCGTCGGTGAATTGCGAAAAGCTGGGCGGCAAGGTGGTGATCCACGATGGGCCGCGCGGCCAGTTCGGCATCTGCGCGTTCAAGGACGGGCGCGAGTGCGAGGAATGGGCGCTCTATCGCGACGACCGCTGCGTGCAGCTCGATGCGCACGGCTGGCCGATCGCGCAACGCGGCGGAAAGCCCGCGTCGAAGTGA
- the kdpE gene encoding two-component system response regulator KdpE gives MSEPTVTVVLIEDEKQIRRFVRSALEEEGIAVFDAETGRQGLIEAATRKPDLAIVDLGLPDGDGLDVIRELRGWSEMPVIVLSARTHEEEKVAALDAGADDYLTKPFGVSELLARIRAHLRRRNQAGAAESPVVRFGDVSVDLALRRVWRGGEVVHLTPLEYRLLATLVRHAGRVLTHRQLLRDVWGPTHVESHHYLRIYMAHLRQKLEADPAQPQHIVTETGVGYRLVGAG, from the coding sequence ATGAGTGAACCGACCGTTACCGTCGTCCTGATCGAAGACGAAAAACAGATTCGCCGTTTCGTGCGCAGCGCGCTCGAGGAAGAGGGGATCGCCGTGTTCGACGCCGAAACGGGCCGCCAGGGCCTGATCGAGGCCGCGACCCGCAAGCCCGATCTCGCGATCGTCGATCTCGGCCTGCCGGACGGCGACGGCCTCGACGTGATCCGCGAGCTGCGCGGCTGGTCCGAGATGCCGGTGATCGTGCTGTCGGCGCGCACGCACGAGGAGGAGAAGGTGGCCGCGCTCGACGCCGGCGCGGATGATTACCTGACGAAGCCGTTCGGCGTATCCGAGCTGCTCGCGCGGATCCGCGCGCATCTGCGGCGGCGCAATCAGGCAGGCGCGGCCGAATCGCCGGTCGTCAGGTTCGGCGACGTGAGCGTCGACCTCGCGCTGCGGCGGGTATGGCGGGGCGGCGAGGTCGTGCATCTGACGCCGCTCGAATACCGGCTGCTCGCGACGCTCGTGCGGCACGCGGGCCGCGTGCTCACGCACCGCCAGCTGTTGCGCGACGTCTGGGGGCCGACGCACGTCGAGAGCCACCACTACCTGCGGATCTACATGGCGCATTTGCGGCAGAAGCTCGAGGCCGACCCCGCGCAGCCGCAGCACATCGTGACCGAGACGGGCGTCGGTTACCGGCTCGTCGGCGCGGGCTGA
- the kdpC gene encoding potassium-transporting ATPase subunit KdpC, giving the protein MKSLFRPLIVVFVVLVAVTGLAYPAVMTVFGQAVFPAQANGSLIEKGGRVVGSALIGQQFDAPQYFWGRLSATSPMPYNAAGSGGSNLGPLNPALKDQVKSRLDALKAAGTDLSQPVPVDLVTASASGLDPEISPAAADYQVARVARARKMADADVRRLVADHTSGRQFGVLGEPRVNVLKLNLALDAAQAAH; this is encoded by the coding sequence ATGAAATCACTGTTTCGTCCGCTCATCGTCGTGTTCGTCGTGCTGGTCGCCGTCACGGGGCTCGCGTATCCGGCCGTGATGACGGTCTTCGGGCAGGCCGTGTTCCCCGCGCAGGCGAACGGCAGCCTCATCGAGAAGGGCGGCAGGGTCGTGGGCTCCGCGCTGATCGGCCAGCAGTTCGACGCGCCGCAGTACTTCTGGGGCCGCCTGTCGGCGACGAGCCCGATGCCGTACAACGCGGCGGGCTCGGGCGGCTCGAATCTCGGGCCGCTCAACCCTGCGCTGAAGGATCAGGTGAAGAGCCGGCTCGACGCGCTGAAGGCGGCGGGCACCGATCTGTCGCAGCCCGTGCCCGTCGATCTCGTGACGGCCTCGGCGAGCGGGCTCGATCCCGAGATCAGCCCGGCCGCGGCCGACTATCAGGTCGCGCGCGTCGCGCGTGCGCGCAAGATGGCGGACGCCGACGTGCGCCGCCTCGTCGCCGACCACACGTCCGGCCGCCAGTTCGGCGTGCTCGGCGAGCCGCGAGTGAACGTGCTGAAGCTCAATCTCGCGCTCGACGCCGCGCAGGCCGCGCATTGA